Proteins encoded in a region of the Triplophysa rosa linkage group LG6, Trosa_1v2, whole genome shotgun sequence genome:
- the arhgap20 gene encoding rho GTPase-activating protein 20 encodes MGSLQELGWQKRVRTRSCGEFNHSNSTFRRRQSAPSLILSKALTKSKPDYRDCTSQVNLDPHGLIQSLLSPSRKLISQGNVLLQTGVQTQERYLLLFTDLLIITKAKSVMQVKQKACVRVSEMWTASCVDEVCEANAITERSFVMGWPTYNCVATFSTSEGKERWLSLIESCIKEEKKRDDPNIIPLEIFAKDVGNCDYAKTVSVSNTDCASDVIVTVMKQLYLSGGIKDYQLWVCSKKDETPYPLIGHEFPYSIQMSHMRSLQKNAVTVSHRQEVPIDSFCQFFLRPRQINCTIAGEQKGRKRKKSLISWAFKRGFSIEQDVFSESLASSGHIITSSSGHLFGRPLTDVIKDNTLPSPIVDMLMCLCSEGAMTHGIFRRCAGVKACRELREKLDAGHHERPLNEESVFVTAAVFKDFLRNIPGSLLCEELYELWLRAMEKNGERDKLMMERKQLLEVQRLLQLLPKENLILLTLIIAMLHHIHLNAEHNQMNSFNLAVCIAPSCLWNSSPQSQEEDAKKVCDLVHFLIDNCCALFGDAIITLLKDLTEDKRSNYGSAGSLHQPSDSGYDSLKNEVNTDTEDILKSVPLKDSRSMDSLISVSDCDLDCPDDELETDSSHSMVQIRKVTPTVCQPRSDKQQRHSVSVTGCALKSHEQDERLESRKCHKVEMSENKVNNNVLLEQSFQQLKLVCEKDGVNHSKKEKLGSPSLSLSVNSIESGFSQSSDYFRSLKIFQSPQNCPPKSYWVRRHSADYQQPISLLNENLHPLHHQTYSVLSQDGLQHKTPQSRPKSPPSYRHALLNLNRKAVAQTLTQMQSRGEPRKEKSLFCSNTQSPLEDHQACHAPQIISNTSSNSKTGAGRDSTCIKSRTEEKVILPERMYYGQSRKLTVHRVRGQNLNAGSNAGNLTGQQRTFKGSDALKVRSEVTEKQANGRSHRLRRCISSQWVGELGFHSEESYV; translated from the exons ATGGGATCATTACAAGAGCTTGGATGGCAGAAGAGAGTCAGAACCAGAAGTTGTGGGGAGTTTAACCATTCTAAT TCGACCTTTCGGCGCAGGCAGTCCGCTCCCTCTCTTATTCTCAGCAAAGCCCTAACAAAGTCAAAACCTGATTACAG GGATTGTACATCTCAGGTAAACCTGGATCCTCACGGCCTGATCCAGTCTCTACTCAGCCCTTCCAGGAAGCTCATTTCTCAAGGGAATGTGCTGTTGCAGACAGGTGTTCAGACCCAGGAGAGATACCTCCTGCTCTTCACAGATCTCCTCATCATCACCAAGGCCAA GTCTGTCATGCAGGTGAAGCAGAAggcatgcgtgcgtgtgagtGAGATGTGGACGGCCAGTTGTGTAGATGAAGTGTGTGAAGCAAACGCCATTACAGAAAGGAGCTTTGTCATGGGCTGGCCGACATACAATTGCGTAGCTACTTTTAg CACTTCGGAAGGGAAAGAGAGATGGCTTTCCCTCATTGAAAG ttgtataaaagaagagaaaaaacgTGACGATCCAAATATAATTCCACTCGAGATATTTGCAAAAGATGTTGGAAATTGTGACTAT GCAAAAACAGTTTCTGTCAGCAACACAGACTGCGCGTCTGATGTCATTGTCACAGTAATGAAACAGTTGTATCTTTCA GGTGGAATAAAAGACTATCAGTTGTGGGTATGTTCGAAAAAAGATGAAACTCCATACCCTTTAATCG GTCATGAGTTCCCCTACAGCATTCAGATGAGCCACATGCGCTCACTGCAGAAAAATGCAGTAACAGTATCTCACCGCCAGGAGGTGCCAATAGATTCATTCTGCCAGTTCTTCCTGAGGCCCAGACAAATAAACTGCACAATCGCAG GTGAACAGAAGGGCAGGAAGAGAAAGAAGTCTCTCATTAGCTGGGCATTCAAACGAGGCTTCAGCATTGAACAGGATGTGTTTTCAGAATCGCTCGCCTCTTCTGGCCACATAATCACATCATCTTCGGGTCATCTGTTTGGTCGGCCACTCACCGATGTGATAAAGGATAACACCCTGCCATCACCCATTGTG GACATGCTGATGTGTTTGTGCAGCGAGGGGGCCATGACACATGGAATATTCCGACGCTGTGCTGGAGTGAAGGCCTGTCGAGAGCTCAGAGAAAAACTTGATGCTGGTCATCATGAAAGACCACTGAATGAAGAATCTGTATTTGTCACAGCTGCAGTGTTTAAG GATTTCTTACGCAATATACCAGGCAGCCTGTTGTGTGAAGAACTCTATGAGCTGTGGCTCAGGGCAATGGAGAAAaatggagagagagataaaCTGATGATGGAGAGGAAGCAACTACTGGAAGTTCAAAG gcTGCTTCAGCTCCTGCCTAAAGAGAATCTAATATTGCTAACTCTCATCATTGCTATGTTGCATCACATACACCTCAATGCTGAGCACAACCAGATGAACTCTTTTAATCTGGCTGTGTGTATAGCACCTAGCTGTCTGTGGAATAGCAGCCCGCAATCTCAGGAAGAAGATGCCAAAAAG GTGTGTGACCTTGTGCATTTCTTGATTGACAACTGCTGTGCTTTGTTTGGGGATGCCATTATAACCCTATTAAAGGATTTGACTGAAGATAAGAGGAGCAACTATGGATCAG CTGGGTCCTTGCATCAGCCGTCAGACTCAGGATATGACAGTCTAAAGAATGAAGTAAACACTGatacagaagacattttaaagagcGTCCCTCTTAAGGACAGTCGTAGTATGGATTCACTCATTTCAGTGAGTGACTGTGACCTCGATTGCCCTGATGATGAGCTGGAGACAGACTCCTCCCACTCAATGGTACAGATCAGGAAGGTAACGCCCACTGTCTGTCAGCCCAGATCCGATAAACAGCAGCGACACTCTGTGTCTGTCACTGGTTGCGCTTTAAAGTCTCATGAGCAGGACGAACGTCTGGAAAGTAGAAAATGCCATAAGGTTGAAATGTCTGAAAATAAAGTTAATAACAATGTGTTATTGGAACAGAGCTTTCAACAATTAAAGCTGGTCTGTGAAAAAGATGGAGTCAATCATAGCAAAAAGGAAAAACTCGGCTCTCCGTCCTTAAGCTTGTCTGTGAATTCAATAGAAAGTGGCTTTTCTCAGTCCAGTGATTATTTCAGATCACTTAAGATCTTCCAGTCACCTCAGAACTGTCCACCCAAATCTTACTGGGTTCGCCGGCACAGCGCAGATTACCAACAACCAATCAGCTTGTTGAATGAGAATCTGCATCCGTTACATCATCAGACATACAGTGTTCTTTCGCAAGATGGTTTACAACATAAAACGCCTCAGTCCAGGCCCAAAAGTCCTCCTTCTTATAGGCATGCCTTACTAAACTTAAACAGAAAAGCAGTCGCTCAGACTCTCACACAAATGCAGTCTAGAGGGGAACCACGCAAGGAAAAAAGCCTTTTCTGCAGCAACACACAAAGCCCTTTAGAGGACCACCAGGCATGCCATGCTCCTCAAATCATCAGTAATACATCCAGTAATAGTAAAACAGGTGCTGGACGTGACTCAACATGTATAAAATCCAGGACAGAAGAAAAGGTCATACTACCAGAGAGAATGTATTATGGACAGAGTCGTAAGCTGACGGTCCACAGGGTTAGGGGACAGAATTTGAACGCTGGTTCTAATGCTGGTAATCTCACTGGGCAGCAGCGGACGTTCAAAGGCTCCGATGCTTTAAAAGTGAGAAGCGAGGTGACAGAGAAGCAGGCTAATGGGAGAAGTCACAGGCTCCGACGATGCATTAGCAGCCAGTGGGTTGGTGAGCTGGGATTTCATTCGGAAGAGTCTTATGTTTAG
- the fdx1 gene encoding adrenodoxin, mitochondrial gives MSSCRTEEKVTLNFVNRDGKRISVTALTGNSILDVVVDQNLDFDGFGACEGTLACSTCHVILEEDVYKKLGSISDEEMDMLDLAYGLTDTSRLGCQVCLRKDLDGMILRVPETVADARVDSQQESST, from the exons ATGTCATCCTGCAGGACTGAGGAGAAGGTGACATTAAACTTCGTAAATCGAGACGGAAAAAGGATTTCGGTGACAGCATTAACTGGAAACTCAATACTTGATGTTGTTGTCGACCAGAATCTAGATTTTGATGGATTTG GTGCATGTGAGGGAACTTTGGCCTGCTCGACATGCCACGTTATTTTGGAGGAGGATGTATATAAGAAGCTTGGATCAATTTCTGATGAAGAAATGGACATGCTGGACTTGGCTTATGGGCTTACAGACAC ATCTCGTCTGGGTTGCCAAGTGTGTTTAAGGAAAGATCTGGACGGGATGATTCTGCGTGTACCAGAGACGGTGGCTGATGCTCGAGTGGACAGTCAACAAGAATCTTCTACGTAA